A stretch of the Pseudomonas helvetica genome encodes the following:
- a CDS encoding gluconate:H+ symporter: MAPSFGYWLLVYAAIAIIALIVLIARYRLNPFIVITLVSIGLALLAGMPPSGVVGAYEAGVGKTLGHIALVVALGTMLGKMMAESGGAEQMARTLIERFGEKNAHWAMVCIAFLVGLPLFFEVGFVLLVPIAFTVARRVGVSILMVGLPMVAGLSVVHALVPPHPAAMLAVQAYQASVGQTLLYAILIGIPTAIIAGPLYAKFIVPRIQLLAENPLERQFIEREPRDRLPGFGITMATILLPVVLMLIGGWANLISTPGSGFNQFLLFIGNSVIALLLATLLSFWTLGLAQGFNRESILKFTNECLAPTASITLLVGAGGGLNRILVDAGVTDQIVGLAHEFHLSPLLMGWLFAALMRIATGSATVAMTTASGVVAPVAIGLGYPHPELLVLATGAGSVIFSHVNDGGFWLIKEYFNMTVTQTFKTWTVLETLISVIAFGLTLGLSYVL, encoded by the coding sequence ATGGCACCGTCCTTCGGCTATTGGCTGCTGGTTTATGCCGCTATCGCCATCATTGCGCTGATCGTTCTGATCGCCCGTTACCGACTCAATCCGTTCATTGTCATTACCCTGGTTTCCATTGGTCTGGCGCTGCTCGCCGGAATGCCGCCGTCAGGGGTGGTGGGCGCGTATGAAGCGGGCGTCGGCAAAACCCTGGGGCACATTGCGCTGGTGGTGGCGCTGGGCACGATGCTCGGCAAGATGATGGCCGAGTCCGGTGGTGCCGAGCAGATGGCGCGTACGCTGATCGAGCGTTTCGGCGAGAAAAACGCGCATTGGGCGATGGTCTGCATCGCCTTTCTGGTGGGCCTGCCGCTGTTCTTCGAAGTCGGTTTTGTGTTGCTGGTGCCGATTGCCTTTACCGTGGCGCGGCGGGTAGGCGTGTCGATTCTGATGGTCGGTTTGCCGATGGTTGCCGGGCTCTCGGTGGTGCACGCGCTGGTGCCGCCGCATCCGGCGGCGATGCTCGCGGTGCAGGCCTATCAGGCCTCGGTGGGGCAGACGTTGCTCTACGCGATTCTGATCGGCATCCCGACGGCGATCATTGCCGGTCCTCTGTACGCCAAATTCATCGTGCCGCGCATCCAGTTGCTTGCGGAAAACCCGTTGGAACGACAGTTCATCGAGCGCGAACCACGGGACCGCTTGCCGGGTTTCGGCATCACCATGGCGACAATTCTGCTGCCGGTGGTGCTGATGCTGATTGGCGGTTGGGCCAATCTGATCTCCACGCCGGGCAGCGGTTTCAACCAATTCCTGTTGTTCATCGGTAACTCGGTGATCGCCCTGTTGCTGGCGACATTGCTGAGCTTCTGGACCCTCGGTCTGGCCCAGGGTTTCAACCGCGAATCGATCCTCAAATTCACCAATGAGTGCCTGGCACCCACCGCCAGCATTACCTTGCTGGTGGGCGCCGGCGGTGGCTTGAACCGGATTCTGGTGGACGCCGGGGTGACTGACCAGATCGTCGGCCTGGCCCATGAGTTTCACTTGTCGCCGTTGTTGATGGGCTGGCTGTTCGCGGCCTTGATGCGCATCGCCACCGGTTCTGCGACCGTGGCCATGACCACCGCATCCGGCGTTGTCGCGCCGGTGGCCATTGGTCTGGGCTATCCCCATCCGGAGCTGCTGGTGCTGGCGACAGGTGCGGGCTCGGTTATCTTTTCTCACGTCAACGACGGCGGCTTCTGGTTGATCAAGGAGTACTTCAATATGACCGTGACCCAGACCTTCAAGACCTGGACGGTGCTCGAGACCTTGATTTCGGTGATCGCGTTCGGCCTGACCCTTGGTCTTTCCTATGTGCTTTGA
- a CDS encoding LysR family transcriptional regulator → MKARSDELQIFVCVIECGSISAAAEQVGQTPSAVSRTLSRLEAKLDTTLINRTTRRMDLTEEGKYFFEQAKLILDQMDELEERLSSRHKTPSGRLRINAASPFMLHAIVPYIDEFRRLYPDIQLELNSNDLIIDLLEQSTDIAIRIGPLADSTLHARSLGGSPLHILASPAYLEKHGTPTTVAELVGHSLLGFTQTESLNHWPLRHVHGDRWQIQPSLSASSGETLRQLALEGQGIVCLSHFMTINDIKAGRLKLLLAQANSGYRQPINAVYYRNSQLALRIQCFLDFIQGKLASYANEVFEG, encoded by the coding sequence GTGAAAGCCAGATCCGATGAGTTGCAGATTTTCGTCTGCGTGATCGAGTGCGGTTCGATTTCTGCGGCGGCCGAACAGGTCGGGCAAACGCCTTCGGCGGTCAGTCGCACGCTGTCGCGTCTGGAGGCCAAGCTCGACACCACGTTGATCAACCGCACCACGCGGCGCATGGACCTGACCGAGGAGGGCAAGTACTTCTTCGAACAGGCCAAGCTGATTCTCGACCAGATGGACGAGCTCGAAGAGCGTCTGTCCTCGCGTCACAAGACACCTTCCGGACGGCTGCGGATCAATGCGGCGTCGCCGTTCATGCTGCATGCCATCGTGCCTTACATCGATGAGTTCCGCCGTCTGTACCCGGACATCCAGCTGGAACTCAACAGCAACGACCTGATCATCGACCTGCTGGAGCAAAGCACCGACATTGCGATCCGCATCGGGCCGTTGGCGGATTCGACCCTGCACGCGCGCTCGCTGGGGGGCAGCCCGCTGCACATCCTCGCCAGCCCCGCGTACCTGGAAAAACACGGCACACCGACCACGGTTGCCGAACTGGTCGGCCACTCGTTGCTGGGTTTCACCCAGACCGAAAGCCTCAATCACTGGCCGCTGCGTCATGTGCACGGCGACCGCTGGCAGATTCAGCCGAGCCTCAGCGCCTCCAGCGGTGAAACCCTGCGTCAGCTGGCGCTGGAGGGGCAGGGCATTGTGTGCCTGTCGCATTTCATGACCATCAATGACATCAAGGCCGGACGGCTGAAATTGCTGCTGGCGCAGGCCAACAGTGGCTATCGCCAGCCGATCAATGCGGTGTACTACCGCAACTCGCAACTGGCGTTGCGGATTCAATGCTTCCTGGACTTCATCCAGGGCAAGCTGGCGAGTTACGCGAACGAGGTGTTTGAAGGCTGA
- a CDS encoding NAD(P)H-dependent oxidoreductase: protein MKKVLLLNGGKKFAHSDGRYNATLHEAALSVLDRGGVDVKVTHIDEGYDVAEEVAKFLWADVIIYQMPGWWMGAPWIVKKYIDEVFTEGHGSLYASDGRTRSDASQKYGSGGLVQGKQYMLSLTWNAPQQAFDDPSDFFEAKGVDAVYFPFHKANTFLGMSGLPTFLCVDVMKRPNIEADVARYEQHLKQVFNLPA from the coding sequence ATGAAAAAAGTTCTGTTGCTCAACGGTGGCAAGAAATTCGCCCACTCTGACGGTCGCTACAACGCTACCCTGCACGAAGCTGCCTTGAGCGTGCTGGATCGCGGCGGTGTCGACGTGAAAGTGACCCACATCGACGAGGGCTACGACGTCGCTGAAGAAGTCGCCAAGTTCCTCTGGGCCGACGTGATCATTTACCAGATGCCGGGCTGGTGGATGGGCGCACCATGGATCGTGAAAAAGTACATCGACGAAGTCTTCACCGAAGGCCATGGCAGCCTCTACGCCAGCGACGGCCGGACCCGCTCCGATGCTTCGCAAAAATACGGCAGTGGCGGCCTGGTGCAGGGCAAGCAGTACATGCTGTCGCTGACCTGGAACGCACCGCAGCAAGCGTTCGACGACCCGAGCGACTTCTTCGAAGCCAAGGGCGTGGATGCGGTGTACTTCCCGTTCCACAAGGCCAACACCTTCCTCGGCATGAGCGGTCTACCGACCTTCCTGTGTGTCGACGTGATGAAGCGGCCGAACATTGAAGCCGACGTCGCGCGCTACGAACAGCACCTCAAGCAAGTATTCAACTTGCCGGCGTAA
- a CDS encoding putative quinol monooxygenase — MSEQHGFILHAKTRPEKADAFEALFRAYVEPSRAEPGCIEYHMLRDQQDPTLFIFYEIWQSRAHLDVHSNLPHMQQFFENRMDYLERDFDIRRIDMLSPSSASR; from the coding sequence ATGAGCGAGCAACACGGTTTCATCCTGCACGCCAAAACCCGCCCGGAAAAAGCCGACGCCTTCGAAGCCCTGTTCCGCGCTTACGTCGAACCCAGTCGCGCCGAACCTGGCTGCATCGAGTACCACATGCTGCGCGACCAGCAAGACCCGACGCTGTTTATCTTCTACGAGATCTGGCAGTCCCGGGCCCATCTGGACGTGCACTCGAACCTGCCGCACATGCAGCAGTTTTTCGAGAACCGCATGGATTACCTGGAACGCGATTTCGATATCCGCCGCATCGACATGCTCAGTCCATCATCGGCTAGCCGCTGA
- a CDS encoding sulfite exporter TauE/SafE family protein, which translates to MNTPLAFYQNLGLALSLLVIITFLMAGMIKGVIGLGLPTVAMGLLGLAMAPAQAAALLIIPATLTNVWQLAFGGHLRPLIKRLWPMLLAIFVGTGAGTLWVGIGSGEWVVRGLGAALLLYALSGLFLPTLRVSSKTEGWLGPLSGALTGIITSATGVFVIPTVPYLQALGLNKDQLVQALGLSFTVSTLALAAGLMWRGALGDGELSASLLALIPALLGMLLGQWLRERISAVLFKRVFFVGLGILGGHLLISG; encoded by the coding sequence ATGAATACTCCTCTCGCGTTCTATCAAAACCTCGGTTTGGCCTTGTCTTTATTGGTGATCATCACCTTTTTGATGGCCGGGATGATCAAAGGCGTGATCGGCCTTGGGCTGCCGACCGTTGCCATGGGCTTGCTTGGTCTGGCTATGGCGCCGGCACAGGCTGCGGCATTGCTGATCATTCCGGCGACGCTGACCAACGTCTGGCAACTGGCGTTCGGTGGGCATTTGCGTCCGTTGATCAAACGGCTGTGGCCCATGCTGCTGGCGATATTTGTCGGTACCGGTGCGGGTACGTTGTGGGTGGGGATTGGAAGCGGGGAGTGGGTGGTGCGAGGACTTGGGGCGGCGCTATTGCTCTATGCCTTGAGCGGATTGTTTCTGCCCACCTTGCGGGTCAGTAGTAAAACCGAAGGCTGGCTCGGCCCGCTCAGTGGTGCGCTGACTGGCATCATCACCTCGGCCACCGGGGTTTTTGTGATTCCGACGGTGCCGTATCTGCAAGCGCTGGGGTTGAACAAGGATCAACTGGTGCAGGCGCTGGGCCTGTCGTTCACCGTGTCGACCCTGGCACTCGCTGCCGGCTTGATGTGGCGCGGGGCGCTCGGCGACGGCGAATTGAGTGCTTCACTGCTCGCCCTGATCCCGGCGCTGCTCGGCATGCTGCTGGGGCAATGGTTGCGAGAGCGGATCAGCGCCGTGTTGTTCAAGCGGGTGTTCTTCGTCGGCCTTGGAATACTCGGCGGCCATCTGCTGATCAGCGGCTAG
- a CDS encoding LysR substrate-binding domain-containing protein: protein MHFDLIDLKLYLNILDAGNITAGATSSHLSLAAASARIRAMEASLGTAFFERGRRGISPTPAGKALAQHARVLLRQAERMQQDLAEYAKGAKGQVRLLCNTTAITEYLPELLADFLREHPNLDIDLQELPSLRITHALRQGAADLGIVSDAVDTHDLDTRAFRDDPLVLIMPSDHPLAEGEAPNFSQTLSHDYVGLSANSALAIYLEEQALHAGLRMQIRIRAEGFDGVIRMVAHGAGLAIVPLAAVERWARGQAFKHLALNEPWAQRKLLLCARSFDALPRYAKALLEALSETADTNL from the coding sequence ATGCACTTCGACCTGATCGACCTCAAGCTCTACCTGAACATCCTCGACGCCGGCAACATCACCGCTGGCGCAACCAGCAGCCACCTGTCACTGGCGGCGGCAAGTGCGCGAATCCGTGCGATGGAAGCTTCGCTGGGTACAGCATTTTTCGAGCGTGGGCGTCGCGGCATCAGCCCTACCCCGGCCGGCAAGGCACTGGCGCAACATGCCCGGGTATTGCTGCGACAGGCCGAACGCATGCAACAGGATCTGGCGGAATACGCCAAAGGCGCCAAAGGTCAGGTGCGGTTGTTGTGCAACACCACGGCAATAACTGAATACCTGCCCGAGTTGCTGGCGGACTTTCTGCGAGAGCACCCCAACCTCGACATCGACCTGCAAGAACTGCCGAGCCTGCGCATCACCCATGCCTTGCGTCAGGGAGCGGCGGACCTTGGTATCGTTTCCGATGCGGTGGACACCCATGACCTCGACACCCGAGCATTCCGCGATGATCCGTTGGTGCTGATCATGCCGAGCGATCATCCATTGGCTGAAGGGGAAGCACCGAACTTCAGCCAGACCTTGTCTCACGATTACGTCGGGCTCAGTGCCAACAGCGCGTTGGCGATCTATCTGGAAGAACAGGCGCTGCATGCCGGACTGCGCATGCAGATCCGCATTCGCGCCGAGGGTTTCGATGGGGTTATTCGCATGGTCGCCCATGGCGCGGGATTGGCGATTGTGCCACTGGCAGCGGTCGAGCGCTGGGCCCGTGGGCAAGCATTCAAACATCTCGCGCTGAACGAGCCATGGGCCCAGCGAAAACTACTGCTGTGCGCACGCTCGTTCGACGCCCTGCCCCGTTACGCCAAAGCCCTGCTTGAGGCGTTATCCGAAACCGCTGACACAAACTTGTAG